The Terriglobales bacterium genome includes a window with the following:
- a CDS encoding YceH family protein translates to MYAEGMDIQLSEVEARVLGSLIEKEITTPDYYPLSLNALVNACNQKNNREPVMSLDEDAVRKALDGLQSHRLAGPARGADSRVTKYEHRIQEVFNFTRGEAAILCVLLLRGPQTPGELRSRTERMFRFEHLEDVQSTLQRLIEREPPLVAMLQRQPGTKESRYMHLFSGHSEPSAQPVSVARDDEGGRTARLENEFEKLRAELEEVKRQLADLRRQLE, encoded by the coding sequence GTGTACGCTGAAGGCATGGACATCCAGCTCAGCGAAGTCGAAGCTCGAGTTTTAGGATCGCTGATCGAAAAAGAGATTACGACGCCGGATTATTATCCGCTCTCGTTGAACGCTCTGGTGAACGCGTGCAATCAGAAGAACAATCGCGAGCCGGTGATGAGCCTCGACGAAGACGCTGTGCGGAAAGCTCTCGATGGTCTGCAGAGCCACAGGCTCGCCGGTCCCGCCCGCGGCGCTGACAGTAGAGTCACGAAGTATGAACATCGCATTCAGGAAGTATTCAATTTCACACGAGGCGAAGCCGCGATCTTGTGTGTACTCCTGCTGCGCGGGCCGCAAACTCCGGGCGAGCTCCGTAGCCGAACTGAGCGGATGTTCCGCTTTGAGCATCTGGAGGATGTGCAGTCCACGTTGCAACGTCTCATCGAGCGTGAACCACCGCTTGTCGCTATGTTGCAGCGGCAGCCTGGCACGAAGGAATCGCGCTACATGCACTTGTTCTCCGGTCATTCGGAGCCTTCGGCACAGCCAGTGAGCGTAGCTCGCGACGACGAAGGCGGCAGAACGGCGCGACTGGAGAACGAATTCGAAAAACTTCGCGCGGAATTAGAAGAAGTGAAGCGGCAGCTGGCAGATCTTCGCAGGCAGCTCGAATGA